Within Paenibacillus albicereus, the genomic segment TTGAAACAACTCGGAATCGTCTTTTACAAGAGAGGCTAGTTCCTGCACAATGGCTTTTGAACTGCCTTGAGCCGCAAGCAGCTGTGCCAACAAATCGACTTCTTGGACAGGAGCCTGCTGACGCAAACGAACAATGTATTGATAAGTGGACGCTTGGTCGGAGAAATCCGATAGACGGGACAGGGTGCTCAAGCGATCCAGCAAGCCTTGCTGCTCTATGCTCAAAGGAATGCGGGAGGAGCCTAGGTCAACTTGGCTGAATCCGGCATCGTTGAACATCTCGACCAACTGCTGCTTGGTGAAAAACCTCATGTGAGTGCGGTCAAGCAAGCCGGCGTCTGCATACTCCCACTTGCCGTTCAACAAGTCTTGCAAGATGGAAATATGCATGACGTTCGGCAAGCTGACCAGCATCTGCCCTCTCGGCTTCAGATACCGCTTCATATTGCGTACGACCAACCATGGATCGATCAAGTGTTCCAGAACATCAGCGAATATGATGTAATCAAAATAACCTTCGTCATAGCTCATCTGCTGTTCGATATTATCCGCCCTGACTTGTGCAAACGTAGCGGCGATTTTTGCGGAATGCTCGTTAAGCTCGATTCCATGAAGCTCGGCGTTCTTGAATAGATGCTTGATATTCAGCAGCGTGCCTCCGCAAGCACATCCGACCTCTAGCACACGAATTCGAGCATCCGGATGAGCTTGTATGGTCGAAATGATCTCGTGCCGGATGTAGCAGGAATAAGCCGGATTGAACCCCCACTTTCCCTCAAACAGCTTCTCGTTCCTTTTCATTAAATCGTAATAGGCTTGGGGCTTCTGCCCAAACGATGTCCCTCCGAAGTGGTGGATAAAGGTGTTGCGGCAAAGCCAAAGCTGATATCCGCTCATCGTCAGCCTCATCGAGTAGTCGTCATCCTCATAATTGCCAGGACTGAACTGCTCATCCAACAATCCCGTTTCAAGCAGCGCCTTGCGCTTGATAAGCATGCAGAAGCCGATCAGCTTCAGCCGCCGTTCTGCCCCCTCATTTTTCCGTGCGAGCTCTGCAGAAAAGGCCTGCATCTCGTCAAGAGTTTGATAAGGAACAGGAACCGTCTGATAATAGGCAGCATTGTTGGTGATTGGCCCTACGGCCCCGATCTCTGGAACGGAATGAAGCTGCGCCTGCAGTCGCTCAAGCCATCCTTCCGTCACGATGGTGTCATTATTCAACAAAAGGATATCCGTATCGGATTCGGACATTTCTATGCCCTGATTGCATCCTTTTGGAAAACCGACATTGTCATTATTCAGCAACAGCTTGAGGTCTTTCTGCTGTTGGAGCCATTCCCGGGTCCCGTCCGTCGAAGCATTATCAACGACAATCAGTTCATAGGACTCCGATGGCGTATAGGTTCGTATGCTCTCTAAACAAAGCTTGGTGTAGTCCAGCTGATTGTATGTAAGGATGACTATGCTCGTTTTGCAGCTCATTAATTCCGTCCCCCAAACAGGCTCTTGTGATAATTATATATCGGCATTATCTGGCCAAAAGATAATTCCAATTTTTATCGACCTATCGAAAAGGCAATTGATATCCGATAAATAAAGAAACCAACACGCCTTTAGGAGACTTGCTATGCTCATATCCCTTTGCATGATTGTCAAAAATGAAGAGCTGGTCATCGAACGTTGCCTCGACAGTTTGAAAGATGCTGTCGATGAAATCATTGTCATCGATACAGGTTCAACCGACCGGACCAAGCAACTGGCTCTTTCTTATACAGATCATGTGTATGACTTCGTCTGGGTCAATGATTTTTCTCGAGCTCGCAACGAAGCCATTCGCCGGGCGAATGGAAGATGGATTCTTTTCCTGGATGCGGATGAATATTTTGCACCAGGCGATGCAACCAAGCTTCGCTCCTTTTTAGAACAAGCCAAGCCTTCTCCCACTGTTATTTATGCCATCAACGTCGTCAACTTTGTCGGAAAATCCAAAGAGGAATCCGTTCTGACAAGCGGCGAGATTCCGAGGCTTTTCCCTAACGGCTTTGGCATTCAGTATGAACGGCCCATTCATGAGCAGCTGTGTTCCCCTCATGGTGAGTTGCTTTCCGCTTTGGCGCCCGTATCCATCTTCCATACCGGCTACTTGCAGGAAGTGGTAAAAGAAAAGGACA encodes:
- a CDS encoding bifunctional glycosyltransferase family 2 protein/class I SAM-dependent methyltransferase → MSCKTSIVILTYNQLDYTKLCLESIRTYTPSESYELIVVDNASTDGTREWLQQQKDLKLLLNNDNVGFPKGCNQGIEMSESDTDILLLNNDTIVTEGWLERLQAQLHSVPEIGAVGPITNNAAYYQTVPVPYQTLDEMQAFSAELARKNEGAERRLKLIGFCMLIKRKALLETGLLDEQFSPGNYEDDDYSMRLTMSGYQLWLCRNTFIHHFGGTSFGQKPQAYYDLMKRNEKLFEGKWGFNPAYSCYIRHEIISTIQAHPDARIRVLEVGCACGGTLLNIKHLFKNAELHGIELNEHSAKIAATFAQVRADNIEQQMSYDEGYFDYIIFADVLEHLIDPWLVVRNMKRYLKPRGQMLVSLPNVMHISILQDLLNGKWEYADAGLLDRTHMRFFTKQQLVEMFNDAGFSQVDLGSSRIPLSIEQQGLLDRLSTLSRLSDFSDQASTYQYIVRLRQQAPVQEVDLLAQLLAAQGSSKAIVQELASLVKDDSELFQYAIASLSNYGKAMIPILNSLCDTFIEWNDLEKIIPLLQQALVLDPQHQLTVFNLGAFLYHLGEHRLALTYLNQLKHRDEAIESLIQDAEQRLILS